The Euphorbia lathyris chromosome 3, ddEupLath1.1, whole genome shotgun sequence genome contains a region encoding:
- the LOC136223780 gene encoding proton pump-interactor 1-like isoform X1 has product MSSDGHHLKLEKQILLETLSMNLAEHAEVMEQGRSLTNENDQYRSMFDEKRKEIEPLHQALGKLRNTNSYACVGICSSEEELSDVIYILQYGIQHKSIPLTEEKQILREIKQLKGTRDKVIANAAMRAKIQDSMGQKEAIQDQVKLMDSDLDGVRKEQQAVWEDLINLGIK; this is encoded by the exons ATGAGCTCCGATGGCCATCACTTGAAGCTGGAGAAGCAGATACTTCTTGAAACACTTTCAATGAATTTG GCAGAACATGCAGAAGTGATGGAACAGGGGAGGAGTCTAACAAATGAAAATGATCAGTATAGATCAATGTTTGATGAGAAAAGAAAGGAGATAGAACCTCTGCATCAGGCACTGGGTAAGCTGCGGAACACAAATAGTTATGCTTGTGTTGGTATATGTTCGTCTGAGGAAGAGCTTAGTGATGTG ATCTACATTTTGCAATATGGTATACAGCACAAGAGCATACCATTGACTGAGGAGAAGCAAATCCTCAGAGAAATAAAACAGCTTAAGGGGACAAGGGACAAAGTAATTGCTAATGCTGCTATGAGAGCAAAGATTCAGGATTCAATGGGCCAAAAAGAAGCTATACAAGACCAGGTCAAA CTTATGGATTCTGATCTGGATGGGGTAAGAAAGGAGCAGCAGGCAGTTTGGGAAGACTTGATCAACTTAGGGATAAAGTGA
- the LOC136223780 gene encoding proton pump-interactor 1-like isoform X2: protein MEQGRSLTNENDQYRSMFDEKRKEIEPLHQALGKLRNTNSYACVGICSSEEELSDVIYILQYGIQHKSIPLTEEKQILREIKQLKGTRDKVIANAAMRAKIQDSMGQKEAIQDQVKLMDSDLDGVRKEQQAVWEDLINLGIK, encoded by the exons ATGGAACAGGGGAGGAGTCTAACAAATGAAAATGATCAGTATAGATCAATGTTTGATGAGAAAAGAAAGGAGATAGAACCTCTGCATCAGGCACTGGGTAAGCTGCGGAACACAAATAGTTATGCTTGTGTTGGTATATGTTCGTCTGAGGAAGAGCTTAGTGATGTG ATCTACATTTTGCAATATGGTATACAGCACAAGAGCATACCATTGACTGAGGAGAAGCAAATCCTCAGAGAAATAAAACAGCTTAAGGGGACAAGGGACAAAGTAATTGCTAATGCTGCTATGAGAGCAAAGATTCAGGATTCAATGGGCCAAAAAGAAGCTATACAAGACCAGGTCAAA CTTATGGATTCTGATCTGGATGGGGTAAGAAAGGAGCAGCAGGCAGTTTGGGAAGACTTGATCAACTTAGGGATAAAGTGA
- the LOC136221819 gene encoding uncharacterized protein isoform X1, whose amino-acid sequence MKRSAMGGYGPIYDVLIQSFVEEGTMRKVERYGMRPWPWESLFNAQLTDPDMACRSSISPTRSSISIVKLLDWGEEGHRSDAEIASLRAAFTQEVTVWHKLDHPNVTKNRRRKLAFKVVVQLTLDLARG is encoded by the exons ATGAAGAGAAGTGCAATGGGTGGTTACGGGCCAATATATGATGTGCTGATACAAAGCTTTGTAGAGGAGGGAACTATGAGAAAGGTAGAGAGGTATGGGATGAGGCCGTGGCCATGGGAGTCTCTCTTCAATGCTCAATTAACTG ATCCGGATATGGCATGTCGCAGCAGTATATCTCCCACAAGAAGCAGTATTAGCATCG TTAAACTTCTTGACTGGGGAGAGGAGGGGCACAGGTCAGATGCTGAAATTGCTTCACTTAGAGCAGCTTTTACGCAGGAAGTTACTGTGTGGCACAAGCTTGATCATCCTAATGTAACTAAG AACAGGAGAAGAAAGCTGGCATTTAAAGTTGTTGTTCAACTGACACTTGATCTTGCTCGAG GTTGA
- the LOC136221819 gene encoding uncharacterized protein isoform X2, with protein MKRSAMGGYGPIYDVLIQSFVEEGTMRKVERYGMRPWPWESLFNAQLTDPDMACRSSISPTRSSISIVKLLDWGEEGHRSDAEIASLRAAFTQEVTVWHKLDHPNVTKEKKAGI; from the exons ATGAAGAGAAGTGCAATGGGTGGTTACGGGCCAATATATGATGTGCTGATACAAAGCTTTGTAGAGGAGGGAACTATGAGAAAGGTAGAGAGGTATGGGATGAGGCCGTGGCCATGGGAGTCTCTCTTCAATGCTCAATTAACTG ATCCGGATATGGCATGTCGCAGCAGTATATCTCCCACAAGAAGCAGTATTAGCATCG TTAAACTTCTTGACTGGGGAGAGGAGGGGCACAGGTCAGATGCTGAAATTGCTTCACTTAGAGCAGCTTTTACGCAGGAAGTTACTGTGTGGCACAAGCTTGATCATCCTAATGTAACTAAG GAGAAGAAAGCTGGCATTTAA